A genome region from Eurosta solidaginis isolate ZX-2024a chromosome 2, ASM4086904v1, whole genome shotgun sequence includes the following:
- the LOC137242618 gene encoding seminase-like, with translation MNLRIQFALPFMVLSSVLTCTNSQLRIVNGNSANIEDSPYMVSIRYFRCNHCAGSLVTEQIVVTAAHCLKGYKSIFITVVVGVTDRRETGQRRKVQKKLYPPSFNSKTLYMDIGVIKVRKPFTLSPTVNTIPLCSTPVTPGTQMRVSGWGSTSEKNWKPTYILQTTDVSIIPQLVCVDRYKITEEAMICARGDGTDTCYGDSGTGGVVNGQLCAVLTGAYGCARALYPSRYSDINNEKVQSFLIESMKP, from the coding sequence ATGAATCTTCGCATTCAATTCGCGCTTCCGTTTATGGTGCTTAGCAGTGTATTAACCTGCACGAACTCGCAACTTCGCATTGTTAACGGCAATTCTGCGAATATAGAGGATAGCCCATACATGGTATCAATACGTTATTTTCGATGTAATCATTGCGCTGGTTCTTTAGTCACTGAGCAAATAGTGGTTACAGCTGCTCATTGCCTGAAAGGGTATAAATCGATATTCATCACCGTTGTAGTTGGTGTAACCGATAGACGCGAAACTGGACAACGTCGCAAAGTGCAGAAAAAATTGTATCCGCCTAGTTTTAATTCCAAAACGCTTTATATGGATATAGGTGTGATTAAAGTTCGTAAACCCTTTACTCTGAGTCCTACTGTAAACACAATACCACTTTGCAGTACTCCAGTAACACCGGGCACACAaatgcgagttagtggatggggtagcACAAGTGAAAAAAATTGGAAACCAACGTATATACTCCAAACTACTGACGTGTCTATAATACCACAGCTGGTTTGTGTGGATCGTTATAAAATAACAGAAGAAGCAATGATATGTGCTCGAGGTGATGGAACTGATACGTGTTATGGAGATTCAGGAACAGGGGGCGTTGTGAATGGTCAACTTTGTGCGGTGCTAACAGGTGCATACGGTTGTGCGAGAGCCCTATATCCGAGTAGATATTCAGATATAAATAACGAAAAAGTTCAAAGCTTTTTAATCGAATCAATGAAACCTTAA